CACCTCGAAGGCGTTCGGTCCGACCACCGGGCGGCAGCAGAAGAGCATGCAGGAAGCCGGCATCAAGCCGGAGGACATCGACGCCGTCGTGCTGTCGCACGCGCATATCGATCATATCGGCGGCATCGTCGGCGCCGACGACAAGCCGCTGTTCCCGAATGCGCAGTACTACATCGCGCAGAGCGATCTCGATTTCTGGACCGACGAAGGCAAGATGGGCAGTCCGTTGAAGGACTTTGTCGTGCACGCCCGCAAGAACCTGCTGCCGGTGCGCGACCGCATCGTGTTCTTCAAGGACGGCCAGGAATTCCTGCCCGGCGTGCAGGCGATCGCGGCGCCCGGCCACACCGTGGGCCACACCATCTTCATGGTGAGCTCGGGCGGCAAGTCCTTTGCCTTCCTCGGCGACCTCTCGCATCACGCGGTGCTGCTCTTGGAGCGGCCGCGGATGGAATTCTCCTACGACACCGATCCGAAGCAGGCGGCGAACTCGCGGGTCAAGCTCTTGGAGATGCTGGCCGCGAACAAGACGCCCGTGATGTCCTATCACTTCGCCTGGCCGGGCTACGGCCACGTCGCCAAGGCCGGCGAGGGCTTCCACTACTATCCCGAGCCGATGCAGATGACGCTGTGACGGCGGCGCATCCGGGGCGGCCCCCCTTCGCCTCGGATGTTCCCTTAATGTTCTTGCACTGCGCAGCCCGCTCCGCTACCTTGGGTGGCGGAAGATAGGGGCAGCATGGTCCAGCGGGTTTCTACCGTCGCATTCGAGGGGATCGAGGCCCGTGCGGTCG
This Bradyrhizobium sp. CCBAU 53421 DNA region includes the following protein-coding sequences:
- a CDS encoding MBL fold metallo-hydrolase translates to MTLNVSRRSLLALGAGLGASTLLGTTAQARAPKLGTQTPYWHRFVLGDAEVTVVSDGPLPLGDPSGTFTGVPKEEVKKMLSDNFLSPDNVVLEQNSPIVNTGDKLILFDTGMGTSKAFGPTTGRQQKSMQEAGIKPEDIDAVVLSHAHIDHIGGIVGADDKPLFPNAQYYIAQSDLDFWTDEGKMGSPLKDFVVHARKNLLPVRDRIVFFKDGQEFLPGVQAIAAPGHTVGHTIFMVSSGGKSFAFLGDLSHHAVLLLERPRMEFSYDTDPKQAANSRVKLLEMLAANKTPVMSYHFAWPGYGHVAKAGEGFHYYPEPMQMTL